Proteins encoded in a region of the Microtus ochrogaster isolate Prairie Vole_2 chromosome 19, MicOch1.0, whole genome shotgun sequence genome:
- the Retreg1 gene encoding reticulophagy regulator 1 isoform X2, whose product MPEGDDCGPGRSWEVVNSKPDERPRLSHCIAESWMNFGLFLQEMSLFKQQSPGKFCLLVCSVCTFFTILGSYIPGVILSYLLLLFAFLCPLFKCNDIGQKIYSKIKSILLKLDFGIGEYITQKKRERSATDKEKSPKDDSELDFSALCPKISLTVAAKELSVSDTDVSEVSWTDNGTFNLSEGYTPQTDTSDDLDRPSEEVFSRDLSDFPSLENGAGTNDEDELSLGFPAELKRRKQQLDGGHRPSKGGQSAAGLSLPLNSDQALHLMSNLAGDVLTAAMTAAIKDQLEGAQQARAQAAPTIGEDTDTEDGDDFELLDQAELDQLESELGLTQDQDAEAQHSKKSTGFLSNLLGGH is encoded by the exons ctGGGAAGTTGTCAATTCCAAGCCAGATGAAAGACCAAGACTGAGCCACTGCATTGCAGAATCATGGATGAATTTTGGCCTGTTTCTTCAAGAAATGTCTCTTTTCAAACAGCAGAGCCCTGGCAAG TTTTGTCTCCTGGTCTGCAGTGTGTGCACATTTTTTACAATCTTGGGAAGTTACATTCCTGGGGTCATACTCAGCTACCTACTGT TACTGTTCGCTTTCTTGTGTCCACTGTTTAAATGTAATGATATTGGAcaaaaaatctacagcaaaatCAAGTCCATTCTATTGAAACTAGATTTTGGAATCGGAGAATATATTACCCAGAAGAAACGTGAGCGATCTG caacagataaagaaaaaagtccCAAGGATGACAGCGAATTAGACTTTTCAGCTCTTTGTCCTAAG ATTAGCCTCACCGTTGCTGCCAAAGAGTTATCTGTGTCTGACACAGACGTGTCCGAAGTATCTTGGACTGATAATGGGACCTTCAACCTTTCAGAAGGGTACACTCCACAGACAGACACTTCTGATG ACCTTGACCGGCCCAGTGAGGAGGTTTTCTCTCGAGATCTTTCAGATTTTCCATCTCTGGAAAATGGCGCGGGAACAAACGATGAAGACGAGTTGAGCCTTGGCTTCCCCGCCGAGCTCAAGAGAAGAAAGCAACAACTGGACGGTGGGCACAGACCAAGCAAAGGCGGCCAGTCGGCAGctggcctttctcttcctctcaacAGTGACCAAGCCCTTCACTTGATGAGCAACCTGGCTGGCGATGTCCTCACAGCGGCAATGACTGCTGCCATCAAAGACCAGCTCGAGGGGGCCCAGCAGGCTCGTGCTCAGGCCGCACCCACTATAGGAGAGGACACAGACACCGAGGACGGTGATGACTTTGAACTACTTGACCAGGCAGAGCTGGATCAACTTGAGAGTGAACTGGGACTCACACAAGACCAAGACGCAGAAGCACAGCACAGTAAGAAGTCTACGGGCTTCCTTTCAAATCTCCTTGGCGGCCATTAA
- the Znf622 gene encoding zinc finger protein 622, giving the protein MATYTCITCRVAFRDAEMQRAHYKTDWHRYNLRRKVADMDPVTAEGFQERVRAQRAVAEEESKGTATYCTVCSKKFATFKAYENHLKSRRHVELEKKAVRAVSRQVEMLNQKNLEKGLGTDSVGKDAMNAAIQQAIKAQPSTSPKKVPSVPAEGSPRTAGRRGAQDRDPAEKPPRLQWFEQQARKLAKQQWEESEQEEEDEDEEEDWEDIDSDDGLECENPGLDEEDAEDAEDAEAGESPPPGAIPVTDCLFCSHHSSSLMKNVAHMTKIHSFFIPDIEYLSDLKGLIKYLGEKVGVGKICLWCNEKGKSFYSTEAVQAHMNDKSHCKLFTDGDAALEFADFYDFRSSYPDYEEGQDPGEIEELSSEKTLECDDETMELILPSGARVGHRSLMRYYKQRFGLPRAVTVARNQKAVGRVLQQYRALGWTGSTGAALMRERDMQYVQRMKSKWMLKTGMKNNATKQMHFRAQVRF; this is encoded by the exons ATGGCGACGTACACCTGCATCACCTGCCGGGTGGCGTTCCGCGACGCGGAGATGCAGCGGGCGCACTACAAGACGGACTGGCACCGCTACAACCTGCGGCGCAAGGTGGCCGACATGGACCCGGTGACCGCCGAAGGCTTCCAGGAGCGGGTGCGAGCTCAGCGGGCGGTGGCGGAGGAGGAGAGCAAGGGCACGGCCACCTACTGCACCGTGTGCAGCAAGAAGTTCGCCACGTTCAAGGCCTACGAGAACCACCTCAAATCGCGGCGGCACGTGGAGCTGGAGAAGAAGGCGGTGAGGGCGGTGAGCCGGCAAGTGGAGATGCTCAACCAGAAAAACCTGGAGAAGGGCCTGGGCACCGACAGCGTGGGCAAGGATGCCATGAACGCGGCCATCCAGCAGGCCATCAAAGCCCAGCCGTCCACGTCCCCCAAGAAAGTGCCCTCCGTGCCCGCGGAAGGGTCCCCGAGGACGGCGGGACGGCGGGGCGCTCAGGATCGGGACCCCGCGGAGAAGCCTCCCCGGCTGCAGTGGTTCGAGCAGCAGGCGAGGAAGTTAGCGAAGCAGCAGTGGGAGGAGagtgagcaggaggaagaggatgaggacgAAGAGGAAG ATTGGGAAGATATTGATTCAGATGATGGTTTGGAATGTGAGAACCCTGGACTGGATGAAGAGGATGCAGAAGATGCAGAAGATGCAGAAGCTGGGGAGAGCCCGCCCCCGGGTGCCATCCCAGTAACAGACTGCTTATTTTGTTCCCACCACTCAAGCTCCCTCATGAAGAATGTGGCTCATATGACTAAAatccacagtttctttattcctgatATAGAATATCTTTCAGATCTGAAAGGACTCATTAAATATTTGG GAGAGAAAGTCGGTGTTGGCAAGATTTGCTTGTGGTGCAATGAGAAAGGGAAATCCTTCTACTCCACAGAAGCAGTGCAGGCACACATGAATGACAAGAGCCACTGCAAGCTCTTCACAGATGGTGACGCGGCTTTGGAGTTCGCAGACTTCTATGACTTTAG GAGTAGCTACCCAGACTACGAGGAGGGGCAGGACCCTGGTGAGATTGAGGAGCTGTCCTCAGAAAAGACCTTGGAATGTGATGATGAAACCATGGAGCTGATACTTCCTTCTG GTGCCAGAGTGGGTCATCGCTCCTTAATGAGATACTACAAACAACGATTTGGCTTGCCAAGAGCTGTGACAGTTGCTAGAAACCAGAAGGCTGTGGGCAGGGTACTCCAGCAATACCGAGCCCTGGGCTGGACAGGCAGCACAG GAGCAGCTCTCATGCGTGAGCGGGACATGCAGTATGTTCAAAGGATGAAGTCGAAGTGGATGCTGAAGACGGGGATGAAGAACAATGCTACTAAGCAGATGCACTTCAGGGCTCAAGTGCGGTTCTGA